From Haloterrigena alkaliphila, one genomic window encodes:
- a CDS encoding response regulator — protein sequence MDEGAAGSVEVLLVEDNPGDVRLVEEALQEADSALHITRDGTEALDFLHQRNEFTDVPRPDIVLLDLNLPQVDGTQVLDEIRSDPELKQLRVTVLTSVPEEYASPELDELDANDFFTKPADPDEFMALVRSRIVAL from the coding sequence ATGGATGAAGGGGCTGCGGGGAGCGTGGAGGTTCTCTTGGTCGAGGATAATCCCGGGGATGTTCGGCTGGTCGAAGAAGCACTTCAGGAGGCCGACAGTGCCCTGCACATCACGAGAGACGGAACGGAAGCGCTCGACTTCCTTCACCAACGGAACGAATTCACTGATGTGCCTCGTCCAGATATCGTTCTTCTCGACCTGAACCTGCCACAAGTGGATGGCACTCAGGTCCTCGATGAAATTCGGAGCGATCCCGAACTGAAGCAGCTTCGAGTGACCGTCTTAACCAGCGTACCCGAGGAATACGCCTCTCCCGAACTGGACGAGCTCGACGCGAACGATTTTTTCACCAAACCAGCTGATCCTGACGAATTTATGGCTCTCGTCCGGTCACGTATTGTAGCGCTGTAA
- a CDS encoding transcription initiation factor IIB, with product MTRSIIDHTTNETQETEPGLCPDCETDTIIHDPDRGERVCEECGLVLTEDPIDYGPEWRAFNAQEHDELSRVGAPLTQSMHDRGLTTTIDWRNKDANGHSMSAEKHGQLHRLRVWQERIRTKNAGERNLKYALSEIDRMVSALGVPKPVKETASVIYRQALDQDLIRGRSIEGVATSALYTACRKEDIPRSLEEVTSVSRVDQREIGRTYRYIADELDINLEPTNPRQFVPRFCSELDVDKDVETKAIDIIDRTTEQGLHSGKSPTGFAAAAIYAAGLLCDETIPQRAVADTAQTTVVTVRNRYREQLEAIDQQPA from the coding sequence ATGACGCGGTCCATCATCGATCACACCACGAACGAGACACAGGAGACAGAGCCCGGGCTGTGTCCGGACTGCGAAACCGACACGATCATCCACGATCCGGACCGCGGTGAACGCGTCTGCGAGGAGTGTGGGCTGGTCTTAACCGAGGATCCCATCGATTACGGGCCGGAGTGGCGAGCGTTCAACGCCCAGGAACACGACGAACTCTCCCGCGTGGGGGCGCCGCTCACCCAGTCGATGCACGACCGCGGGCTGACCACGACCATCGACTGGCGGAACAAGGACGCCAACGGCCACTCGATGTCCGCCGAGAAGCACGGCCAGCTCCACCGGCTCCGCGTCTGGCAGGAGCGAATCCGGACCAAAAACGCCGGCGAACGCAACCTCAAGTACGCGCTCTCGGAGATCGACCGCATGGTGAGCGCGCTCGGGGTTCCGAAACCCGTCAAGGAGACCGCGAGCGTCATCTACCGACAGGCCCTCGACCAGGACCTCATCCGGGGGCGCTCGATCGAGGGCGTCGCGACCAGCGCGCTGTACACGGCCTGCCGAAAGGAGGACATTCCGCGCAGCCTCGAGGAGGTGACGTCCGTGTCGCGGGTCGATCAGCGCGAGATCGGCCGCACCTACCGCTACATCGCCGACGAACTCGACATCAACCTCGAGCCGACGAACCCGCGGCAGTTCGTCCCGCGGTTCTGTTCGGAACTCGACGTGGACAAGGACGTCGAGACGAAGGCCATCGACATCATCGATCGCACGACCGAGCAGGGGCTGCACTCGGGCAAGTCGCCGACCGGGTTCGCCGCCGCGGCCATCTACGCCGCCGGCCTGCTCTGCGACGAGACGATCCCCCAGCGGGCCGTCGCCGACACCGCACAGACGACCGTGGTGACGGTTCGGAACCGGTACCGGGAGCAACTCGAGGCGATCGACCAGCAACCCGCGTAG
- a CDS encoding DUF7344 domain-containing protein yields the protein MSSIDTSLPDEIASVADSEEEQRLSKDVIFELLKNRRRREVLAYLLEADDTVTLGELAEQIAAWENDTEVSALSSDQRKRVYVALYQTHLPKMDDAGIVEYDQDRGLISLADNADLLMMYLDTDTHQQDRWDRWYAGLSVVGAALVTGAFLGVPLLSAVPTLGLAGIVVVAFFALSIAHAVSNRERERNVDGKLSRIE from the coding sequence ATGTCGTCTATCGATACGTCCCTCCCCGACGAGATCGCCTCTGTCGCCGACTCGGAGGAGGAACAGCGCCTATCGAAGGACGTCATCTTCGAACTCCTGAAAAACCGACGTCGGCGCGAAGTCCTCGCGTACTTGCTCGAGGCCGACGATACGGTCACCCTTGGCGAACTCGCCGAGCAGATCGCGGCCTGGGAGAACGACACCGAGGTCAGCGCGCTCAGCTCGGACCAACGAAAGCGGGTGTACGTCGCACTTTATCAGACGCATCTGCCGAAGATGGACGACGCCGGCATCGTCGAGTACGATCAGGACCGCGGACTGATCTCGCTCGCGGACAACGCCGACCTGTTGATGATGTATCTCGACACGGATACGCACCAACAGGATCGCTGGGACCGATGGTACGCCGGACTGAGCGTCGTCGGCGCGGCGCTGGTCACCGGCGCCTTCCTCGGCGTGCCGCTGCTGTCGGCCGTCCCGACGCTCGGTCTCGCCGGCATCGTCGTCGTCGCGTTTTTCGCCCTCTCGATCGCCCACGCGGTCTCGAATCGAGAACGCGAACGCAACGTCGACGGCAAACTCTCGCGGATCGAGTGA
- a CDS encoding right-handed parallel beta-helix repeat-containing protein yields the protein MAREHPVRGPDSPEQAIDSDDKQQVENHSDRGTIDRRSYMKLVGATAATAGLGASAASAASSDYDVIEASGQVIRIDSGETWENKLIDFGNGGTITIAATGTNWTIRNIGFTGYVGSEGTAPRSGNIFGLADTSGGTSVVENVFFGEGWSGRPADHRPHHVYVTPSHSGEIHFNNVNFSQDGCNGVYGYQSGTSGSGGTLHFDGCYAYDNHHTAWRPADNGSSIRNSVIYKSGSRSANRGIWVWEGYGGGTELENVHIITNGVGSGVVTRGDPDLSMTNVYTDDGSGTHGNPEHFVPDGCPTSPEEAASGSANVPAQDLPENTLTITGAGDPTRYYAETSGEIVQNPDRGDIQSHDQIGDTSAEGWVTTTNHVDSFRFDGELVDVGFHQGSATVELNGEEIDPSTFGEQPLDRTLLVDGIGTSGGTRYEFTVSGAAEKSTYQGASVDDEDTIASGSVTGSVAGWRDAFNFNGELEELTVDGDARVYVDDEQVDPADFGDEQPHVLTLVGNGSDASYEISVDGTIDTVAGDDSEQFATARSESTVEGSIQTGVQRFRFSGVVSDVTFLDGSAHVYVDDERIDPDEFGEQELLPHAIVVDGTGTDGQTEYTFTIDGEVITSSYRDATIDPDDSIEGTAVSGTVDDEIDAYWFDGDIVDFRLKGDANIDVDYNARND from the coding sequence ATGGCACGCGAACATCCGGTACGGGGCCCTGATAGTCCCGAACAGGCGATTGATAGTGACGACAAACAGCAGGTTGAGAACCACTCCGACCGCGGGACGATCGATCGACGATCGTACATGAAACTGGTCGGTGCGACGGCGGCCACGGCGGGTCTCGGTGCGAGTGCGGCGAGTGCCGCGAGCAGCGATTACGACGTCATCGAGGCGAGCGGTCAGGTGATCCGTATCGATAGCGGCGAGACCTGGGAGAACAAACTCATCGACTTCGGTAACGGCGGCACGATCACCATCGCGGCGACCGGCACGAACTGGACGATCCGGAACATCGGATTCACCGGCTACGTCGGGTCCGAAGGAACGGCCCCGAGGAGCGGAAACATCTTCGGACTGGCCGACACCTCCGGGGGAACGAGCGTCGTCGAAAACGTCTTCTTCGGCGAGGGATGGTCGGGCCGACCGGCCGACCACCGTCCCCACCACGTGTACGTCACCCCGAGCCACAGCGGCGAGATTCACTTCAATAACGTCAATTTCAGTCAGGACGGCTGTAACGGGGTCTACGGCTACCAGTCGGGAACCAGCGGCAGCGGCGGGACGCTCCACTTCGACGGCTGTTACGCGTACGACAACCACCACACGGCGTGGCGACCGGCCGACAACGGGTCGTCGATTCGGAACTCGGTCATCTACAAGTCCGGCTCCCGCAGCGCGAACCGCGGGATCTGGGTCTGGGAAGGCTACGGCGGCGGCACGGAACTCGAGAACGTCCATATCATCACGAACGGCGTCGGTTCCGGCGTCGTGACGCGTGGCGACCCGGACCTCTCGATGACGAACGTCTACACCGACGACGGGTCGGGGACGCACGGCAACCCCGAGCACTTCGTTCCCGACGGCTGTCCGACGAGTCCGGAGGAAGCGGCGAGCGGGTCGGCGAACGTGCCCGCACAGGACCTCCCGGAGAACACGCTCACGATCACCGGCGCCGGTGATCCGACGCGGTACTACGCGGAGACGTCCGGCGAAATCGTCCAGAACCCAGATCGCGGCGACATCCAGAGCCACGACCAGATCGGCGACACGTCCGCCGAAGGGTGGGTGACCACGACGAACCACGTCGACAGTTTTCGGTTCGACGGCGAACTGGTCGACGTCGGCTTCCACCAGGGGTCGGCGACGGTCGAACTCAACGGCGAGGAGATCGACCCCTCGACGTTCGGTGAGCAACCGCTCGACCGCACGCTGCTCGTCGACGGCATCGGGACCAGCGGCGGCACGCGCTACGAGTTCACCGTCAGCGGTGCGGCCGAGAAATCGACGTACCAGGGCGCGTCGGTCGACGACGAAGATACCATCGCCAGCGGATCGGTCACGGGATCGGTCGCCGGCTGGCGCGACGCCTTCAACTTCAACGGCGAACTCGAGGAACTGACCGTCGACGGCGACGCGCGCGTCTACGTCGACGACGAGCAGGTCGACCCCGCGGACTTCGGCGACGAACAGCCCCACGTCCTCACGCTCGTCGGCAACGGATCGGACGCCAGCTACGAGATCAGCGTCGACGGCACGATCGACACGGTCGCCGGCGACGACTCGGAGCAGTTCGCGACGGCCCGCTCGGAAAGCACGGTCGAGGGATCGATCCAAACCGGCGTTCAGCGGTTCCGATTCTCCGGCGTGGTCTCGGACGTGACGTTCCTCGACGGCTCGGCCCACGTCTACGTCGACGACGAGCGGATCGACCCCGACGAGTTCGGCGAGCAGGAACTGCTTCCCCACGCGATCGTCGTCGACGGCACCGGTACCGACGGCCAGACGGAGTACACCTTCACCATCGACGGCGAGGTCATCACCTCGAGTTACCGGGACGCGACGATCGATCCCGACGACTCGATCGAGGGTACGGCGGTCAGCGGCACCGTCGACGACGAAATCGACGCCTACTGGTTCGACGGCGACATCGTCGACTTCCGACTCAAGGGCGACGCGAACATCGACGTCGACTACAACGCCCGCAACGACTAG
- a CDS encoding flippase: MSVTDRIIEGFKATLGGRIVSNVANGLLMLVLARVLLTPDEYGLLYLVISIIAIVQLVADLGLARSAARYVSEHKESAPSTVPFILRTSIRYRLALIGTVVVALVLGRDLIAGVLDEPELSSLLLIGALYMVFQSMYAYYLTIFQGFNRVDLSAAIEVINNVTRLVFVVALAALGLGVAGAMFGYVVGAILGAVVGSVFLYRRYRSYDDGGGDRSLRNRILKYSVPLTATNSATMIDNRLDTILVAYFVNPVAVSYYVLSKQISEFVLVPATSLGFSVSPTYGEQKANDSLEQAARIYETTLEYVFLLYVPAAVGIVLVAEPALTLIFGSAYAGAAPVLQVFAVYLVFHAVTKVTTNGLDYLGRANARAVARGSTAIANAGLNVVLIPIYGAAGAAIATVITFGIYTLANVYVMHSELSLDLVRIARSLVLTAAIGGAMGLGVLVLVPYASSVPALVGVIGAGVAIWGVLVTVSGMIDPRETIAQLT; the protein is encoded by the coding sequence ATGTCGGTTACTGACCGCATCATCGAGGGGTTCAAGGCGACGCTGGGCGGGCGCATCGTCAGCAACGTCGCCAACGGGCTGTTGATGCTGGTGCTCGCTCGGGTGCTGTTGACGCCCGACGAGTACGGACTCCTCTATCTCGTCATCTCGATCATCGCCATCGTGCAACTGGTCGCCGACCTCGGCCTCGCGCGCTCGGCCGCCCGCTACGTCTCCGAACACAAGGAGTCGGCGCCGTCGACGGTCCCGTTCATCCTGCGAACGTCGATCCGATACCGGCTGGCGCTGATCGGGACCGTCGTCGTGGCGCTCGTCCTCGGGCGGGATCTCATCGCCGGCGTCCTCGACGAGCCGGAACTATCGAGCCTGCTGCTGATCGGGGCGCTCTACATGGTCTTCCAGTCGATGTACGCCTACTACCTGACGATCTTCCAGGGATTCAACCGCGTGGACCTGAGCGCGGCGATCGAGGTCATCAACAACGTCACCCGGCTGGTGTTCGTCGTCGCGCTGGCGGCGCTCGGACTGGGCGTGGCCGGCGCGATGTTCGGCTACGTGGTCGGGGCGATCCTCGGGGCGGTCGTCGGCTCGGTCTTTCTCTACCGTCGCTACCGGAGCTACGACGACGGCGGCGGCGATCGATCGCTCCGGAACCGGATCCTGAAGTACAGCGTCCCGCTGACGGCGACCAACAGCGCGACGATGATCGACAACCGCCTCGACACGATCCTCGTCGCGTACTTCGTCAACCCGGTCGCGGTCAGTTACTACGTTCTCAGTAAACAGATCTCCGAGTTCGTCCTGGTGCCGGCGACCTCGCTGGGCTTCTCGGTCTCGCCGACCTACGGCGAGCAGAAAGCCAACGACTCGCTCGAGCAGGCGGCCCGGATCTACGAGACGACGCTCGAGTACGTGTTCCTGCTGTACGTTCCGGCCGCGGTCGGGATCGTCCTGGTCGCGGAGCCGGCGCTGACGCTGATCTTCGGCTCGGCGTACGCGGGGGCGGCCCCCGTCTTGCAGGTGTTCGCCGTCTACCTGGTCTTCCACGCCGTGACGAAGGTGACGACCAACGGCCTCGACTACCTGGGGCGGGCGAACGCGCGGGCGGTCGCGAGGGGGTCGACGGCGATCGCCAACGCCGGGCTCAACGTCGTCTTGATCCCGATCTACGGCGCGGCGGGGGCGGCCATCGCGACGGTCATCACCTTCGGTATCTACACGCTGGCCAACGTCTACGTGATGCACAGCGAACTCTCGCTCGACCTCGTCCGGATCGCTCGATCCCTCGTCCTGACGGCCGCGATCGGCGGCGCGATGGGACTCGGCGTGTTGGTTCTGGTGCCCTACGCCTCGAGCGTTCCGGCGTTGGTCGGCGTGATCGGCGCGGGCGTCGCTATCTGGGGCGTGCTGGTGACGGTAAGCGGGATGATCGATCCCAGAGAAACGATCGCACAGCTGACCTGA